The following proteins are co-located in the Castanea sativa cultivar Marrone di Chiusa Pesio chromosome 8, ASM4071231v1 genome:
- the LOC142607861 gene encoding uncharacterized protein LOC142607861: protein MGILLSLLFFIVLFLFLFLLFKLVTADGDFTLVSKKHVKREEIEDKVVWITGASRGIGEILAKQLARLGAKLILSARNEAELERVKSKLIGKHAPDEVKILPLDLTSGEDSLKAAVEKAESIFPGSGVDYMIHNAAFERPKTSALDVTEDSVKATFNVNVLGTISLTRFLVPFMLKRGKGHFVVMSSAAGKTPAPGQAIYSASKYALNGYFHTLRSELFQKGIKVTVVCPGPIETSNNSGVKTSENKGSPEKRVSSERCAELTIVAASHGLKEVWISNQPVLAVMYLVQYMPTIGYWLMDKIGGNRVEAAAQKGNTYSLSLLFGKKKAA, encoded by the exons ATGGGCATATTGCTTTCCCTCCTCTTCTTCAttgttctctttctctttctcttccttctaTTCAAATTAGTCACTGCTGATG gggATTTCACTTTGGTATCTAAAAAACATGTAAAGCGTGAAGAGATTGAAGATAAG GTTGTTTGGATTACTGGAGCTAGCCGTGGAATTG GAGAGATTCTTGCTAAGCAGCTTGCTAGATTAGGTGCCAAGCTCATTCTTTCGGCACGAAATGAAGCTGAATTGGAGCGAGTCAAGAGTAAGCTCATTG GTAAACATGCACCTGATGAAGTGAAGATTTTACCATTGGACTTGACATCTGGGGAAGATTCCCTCAAAGCAGCTGTGGAGAAAGCAGAATCCATTTTCCCTGGTTCTGGTGTTGATTATATGATCCATAATGCAGCTTTTGAGCGTCCT AAAACGTCAGCTTTGGATGTCACTGAGGATAGTGTTAAG GCAACATTCAATGTAAATGTTCTGGGGACAATCTCTCTCACACGGTTCCTGGTGCCTTTCATGCTGAAGCGGGGGAAGGGTCATTTTGTTGTG ATGAGCAGTGCTGCAGGAAAGACACCTGCACCAGGTCAGGCCATATACTCCGCCTCTAAATATGCTCTAAATGGATACTTTCACACCTTGCGCTCCGAG CTCTTCCAGAAAGGAATTAAGGTGACTGTTGTCTGTCCTGGGCCGATAGAAACGTCAAATAATTCTGGAGTAAAAACCTCAGAAAACAAGGGTTCTCCTGAG AAGCGTGTGTCATCAGAACGTTGCGCTGAGCTGACTATTGTTGCTGCCTCCCATGGTCTAAAGGAAGTTTGGATATCAAATCAG CCTGTGCTTGCTGTTATGTATTTGGTGCAGTACATGCCTACCATTGGCTATTGGCTCATGGACAAG ATCGGTGGAAATCGAGTAGAAGCTGCTGCACAGAAGGGGAACACTTATTCATTGAGCTTACTGTTTGGGAAAAAGAAGGCAGCATAG